A window of Exiguobacterium sp. Helios genomic DNA:
GATAAATGCTTTCGCTTCGGTGACGGAATCGAATTCTTCTTCCTGGATGACTTTTCCGTCCCGGTAGAGTTCCGCGACGTATGGGGAAGCCGGAGGAAGAATGGTTTGAGGTTTATCCCGTAACAACAGGAACAATCCGCAACCGAGTAAGAAAAAAAGGACAAGCCCCTTGAAGGAGCCCGTTCGACGGACCGGGCGAGTAGGGCGAATCGTACGTTTAGTCAAAAAATCACGTCCTTCAAAAAAATCAATCGACAACCTGGGTAAAGAATAGGTAACCTAACAAAGAATGGGGGGAAGTCTGTGTTTATCGGATATCGAACGTTAAAGACCGCTGTCGCAGCGGCACTGGCGATGTGGATTGCGGAAACGATGCAACTGGATTACTACGTTTTTGCAGCCATCATCGCTATTTTGAGCATTCAGGCGACAAGAAAAAAATCATTCCGTTCGTCTTATGAACGGATTATGGCTTCGGTTCTCGCGATCGGACTTGGTTTTGTGATCTTCGAAGTCATCGGATACCGTCCGATTTCCATTGCACTCTATTTCATTTTATTTCTTCCACTGACACAACGCCTCCGCCTACAGGACGGTTTTATCACAAGTGTCGTCATCCTGACCCATCTGTATGTCGCACGCCAATTAAACCTCAGCATCTTTTTAAACGAATTGTATTTGTTGCTGATTGGTGTCGGGGTCGGATTACTCGTTAATATGTACATGCCGAGTCTCGACCGGACGATTGCCGAGCGGCGACTGCAAATCGATCAACGGATTGCCGCCTTGTTCTTCGAAGTGGCCGCAGCGATCGAGACGGGGCGGATCAACCAACATTCGCTGACGCTACATGAGACGGAACGGCTGTTGAAAGAGGGGAAGGATGCTTCCTTGAAACGGATGGGGAATGCCATCGGTCGGCGAAATGATGATGAAGACTATCTGTATTTCCGAATGCGCGAACAACAGTTTGAATTGTTAAGTGGAATCGTCCGCAACGTCGATGATTTAGTCCTTGTCGTAGAAGAAGGAAAAAAAGTCGCCGACCTGTTCCGGACGATTGGCGACAATGTCCGCCCCGATGCCGACGCGACACTATTTTTGATGGAACTCAAACGTCTACTCGAAGAATTTCG
This region includes:
- a CDS encoding aromatic acid exporter family protein: MFIGYRTLKTAVAAALAMWIAETMQLDYYVFAAIIAILSIQATRKKSFRSSYERIMASVLAIGLGFVIFEVIGYRPISIALYFILFLPLTQRLRLQDGFITSVVILTHLYVARQLNLSIFLNELYLLLIGVGVGLLVNMYMPSLDRTIAERRLQIDQRIAALFFEVAAAIETGRINQHSLTLHETERLLKEGKDASLKRMGNAIGRRNDDEDYLYFRMREQQFELLSGIVRNVDDLVLVVEEGKKVADLFRTIGDNVRPDADATLFLMELKRLLEEFRESPLPKTRDEFEVRSALLHMLQEAEQYLKLKQRFVDQKR